In Nematostella vectensis chromosome 2, jaNemVect1.1, whole genome shotgun sequence, one genomic interval encodes:
- the LOC5514319 gene encoding ras-related protein Rab-18-B — protein MDNDVLTTLKILIVGESGVGKSSLLLRFTDDTFDPDIGATIGVDFKVKTLTVEGNKAKLAIWDTAGQERFRTLTPSYYRGAQGVILVYDTNSRETFDKLEEWLNEVEMYSTKKDIVKMLVGNKIDKNNREVDRKQGLQFARRHSMLFIEASARTKEGVQLAFEELVEKIIQTPGLWENEKSSGMRLTSGGPQTVEGCSGYCSVL, from the exons ATGGATAATGATGTGCTAACTACGCTAAAGATTTTAATCGTCGGCGAAAGCGGGGTTGGTAAATCAAG TTTACTCCTGCGGTTCACTGATGACACTTTTGATCCTGACATAGGAGCTACAATAG GTGTtgattttaaagtaaaaacatTGACAGTGGAAGGAAATAAAGCCAAGCTAGCAATCTGG GACACAGCAGGCCAAGAAAGATTCCGTACACTTACCCCTAGCTACTATCGGGGTGCTCAAGGGGTTATATTAG TATATGACACCAACAGCCGGGAGACATTTGACAAGCTGGAGGAATGGTTGAATGAAGTTGAGATGTATTCCACCAAAAAGGACATTGTCAAGATGCTTGTCGGCAACAAAATTGATAAG aacaaTAGAGAGGTTGACAGAAAGCAAGGTTTGCAGTTTGCACGGAGGCATTCTATGCTATTTATTGAAGCAAG TGCAAGAACAAAGGAAGGAGTTCAGCTTGCTTTTGAGGAATTAGTTGAAAAG ATAATTCAGACGCCAGGGTTATGGGAGAATGAAAAAAGCAGTGGCATGAGGCTGACCTCAGGCGGGCCACAGACGGTGGAGGGATGCAGTGGCTACTGCAGCGTTCTTTAG
- the LOC5514358 gene encoding cytochrome P450 20A1, with product MLPSHLHVADFGIFAVVALFALFIALVCLIDFRKSSKGPSIPGPEANDPVNGNLLDVKKAGSLHEYLLLLHKTYGPVASFMWGTINVVSVADPTLWKELRSLFDRPPELFKLFEPLIGKKSIQYANGVHGRKLRQLFDRGFSHQAVKDYYQSFIEGAEKVANQWVIKSSDEHIPIVESMLMLAIRAIGKAGMGKQFSAEKDVQAFMNAYRTTWEEMEACLNGSLATKGSKRDQRFQHDMEVMRKMIRETISARRNQRMSSPEPLFIDSVLDCDFIDEKEMEDDMISFFVGGFHTTGNMMSWCFYYLAIHPEIQEKVHQELIDVLGNDAIDPQAASELQFCRQVLDETLRCAVVAPWGARVQYDHDLQIGEYVVPKGTPIITPFGVVLQDPELYPEPQMFDPDRFSPEAMKELPSHAYEPFGFAGKRKCPGWRFSIAEGLVFLSVFVRRFKIRLVPGQKVEPVYGLVTTPKEELWVAVEKRK from the exons ATGCTTCCTTCTCATCTCCATGTAGCCGATTTCGGCATCTTTGCCGTTGTCGCCCTCTTTGCTCTTTTTATAGCTCTCGTTTGCTTGATCGACTTC AGGAAATCATCGAAAGGTCCCTCTATCCCAGGGCCCGAAGCCAACGATCCAGT AAATGGCAACCTCCTAGATGTAAAGAAAGCTGGCAGCTTGCATGAGTACTTATTGCTTTTGCACAAGACCTATGGACCAGTTGCCAGCTTCATGTGGGGAACAATTAACGTCGTCAGTGTTGCTGACCCAACACTCTGGAAAGAGTTGAGGAGTTTATTTGACAGACCTC CGGAGCTCTTCAAATTGTTTGAGCCATTGATAGGAAAAAAGAGCATACAGTATGCCAATGGTGTCCATGGGAGGAAGTTACGACAACTGTTTGATCGCGGCTTCAGTCACCAAGCTGTAAAGGATTACTACCAGTCATTTATTGAG GGAGCAGAGAAGGTGGCCAATCAATGGGTGATAAAGTCAAGTGACGAGCACATCCCAATAGTTGAATCAATGCTCATGTTGGCCATCAGAGCAATAGGCAAAGCTGGGATGGGCAAACAGTTTTCAGCAGAAAAAGATGTGCAAGCCTTCATGAATGCCTATCGGACT ACTTGGGAAGAAATGGAAGCTTGTCTGAACGGATCCCTGGCAACCAAAGGAAGTAAAAGAGATCAAAGATTTCAGCATG ATATGGAGGTGATGAGAAAAATGATACGGGAAACAATCAGCGCCAGGAGAAATCAGAGAATGAGCAGCCCTGAGCCATTATTCATTGACTCTGTGCTTGACTGCGATTTCATTGATGAAAAAGAG ATGGAAGACGATATGATATCTTTCTTTGTTGGTGGATTTCACACCACTGGAAACA TGATGAGTTGGTGCTTCTACTACCTGGCCATTCACCCTGAGATACAGGAAAAAGTCCATCAAGAACTTATCGATGTTCTGGGCAATGACGCAATAGACCCACAAGCTGCCAGCGAATTACA GTTTTGCAGGCAAGTTCTGGATGAGACGCTACGCTGTGCTGTGGTGGCACCGTGGGGGGCTAGGGTTCAGTACGATCATGACCTACAGATTGGAGAATATGTTGTGCCAAAAGGG ACCCCCATCATTACCCCGTTTGGTGTTGTCCTTCAAGATCCAGAGTTATATCCAGAACCCCAGAT GTTTGATCCAGACCGTTTTTCGCCAGAAGCGATGAAGGAATTACCTTCGCACGCCTATGAGCCATTCGGCTTTGCAGGGAAGAGAAAGTGCCCAGGTTGGAGGTTCTCTATCGCCGAAGGGCTGGTCTTTCTCTCCGTTTTCGTGCGTCGTTTCAAAATCAGACTCGTGCCAGGCCAAAAGGTCGAGCCTGTGTACGGCCTGGTAACCACGCCCAAGGAAGAGTTGTGGGTAGCAGTAGAGAAGCGAAAGTGA